One part of the Thermococcus litoralis DSM 5473 genome encodes these proteins:
- a CDS encoding HesA/MoeB/ThiF family protein, with amino-acid sequence MDFSRHFPIIGIEGQRKLSESKVAVVGAGALGSWEVYFLHKLGIGEIIVIDRDFVDESDLPRTIYTKEDIGKPKVDVLKEKFGVKGYFEDLNPSTVALLDEANLIIDGTDNIYTRQVINDYAVKNGKPWIYVGVLSTYGNIMPIIPGKTACFRCFMPKLPSRPMPTCAIAGIMSYVPPLAASIAVSIAAKILLGEEVKSELIFFDTKTLDFEKVEVPRREDCPACVRREFTFLEKRIKIERLCDGSIQVTPPERMDVNFEELGKQLEKLGIEYLKTPQFIQFEDEDYEILIFKGGRMVIRGAEEEREAKNLFARYLGG; translated from the coding sequence ATGGACTTTTCGAGACACTTCCCTATCATAGGCATTGAAGGACAGAGAAAGCTGAGCGAGAGTAAGGTGGCAGTCGTTGGGGCTGGTGCCCTTGGGAGTTGGGAAGTTTACTTCCTCCATAAACTTGGAATTGGAGAGATAATCGTCATAGACAGGGATTTTGTAGACGAAAGCGACCTCCCTAGGACAATATACACTAAGGAAGACATAGGAAAGCCAAAAGTGGATGTGCTAAAGGAGAAATTTGGAGTTAAAGGTTACTTTGAGGATTTGAACCCCTCAACAGTTGCTCTTCTTGACGAAGCTAACCTGATAATAGATGGAACCGACAACATCTACACAAGGCAGGTTATAAACGACTATGCAGTAAAAAACGGTAAGCCTTGGATATATGTGGGGGTCTTATCTACCTATGGAAACATAATGCCGATAATTCCAGGTAAAACAGCATGCTTCAGATGTTTTATGCCAAAGTTGCCATCTAGACCCATGCCTACCTGTGCAATAGCCGGTATTATGAGTTATGTTCCACCCCTAGCGGCTTCAATAGCCGTTAGTATTGCAGCGAAGATTTTGCTGGGAGAAGAAGTTAAAAGCGAACTCATATTCTTTGATACAAAAACTCTGGACTTTGAAAAAGTTGAAGTACCTAGGAGGGAAGACTGTCCTGCATGTGTAAGAAGGGAGTTCACATTTCTGGAAAAGCGCATAAAAATAGAAAGACTTTGCGATGGCTCAATTCAAGTAACACCTCCAGAGAGAATGGATGTTAACTTTGAAGAACTTGGAAAACAGCTCGAAAAGCTTGGTATTGAATACCTAAAAACTCCCCAATTCATTCAATTTGAAGATGAGGATTATGAGATATTGATATTCAAAGGTGGGAGGATGGTAATTAGGGGAGCTGAAGAGGAGAGAGAAGCAAAAAATCTCTTTGCGAGATATTTGGGTGGTTGA
- the thiI gene encoding tRNA uracil 4-sulfurtransferase ThiI, whose product MILVRYGEIAIKGRKRREFERKLAENIQKALRRKGIIGKVKVIRGRILVDAPNEAAEIIAKIPGVVSVSPARAMDYDEVPVYLKKALRQFNPRSFKVETQRLDKTFLKTSMEVNREIGAFIVKEFGWKVDLENPELTVGIEIIDGKAYVFFEKIRGVGGLPVGTQGKVVVLLSGGIDSPVAAFLMLKRGAGITAVHFDQGKNAKKVVERVVEILNDYSPEPIELIVENHFEILKPYVFTLNKLNRREWTCVVCKVAMLRRAAEIAKEQGALGIVTGDSLGQVASQTLTNLYFETMSVDFPVHRPLLGFDKEEIVAIARKTGTYEAFLEYPYCDCPFRPERVVTQGKLEEFERIREELRKEGII is encoded by the coding sequence GTGATACTCGTAAGATACGGAGAGATAGCAATAAAAGGTAGAAAAAGAAGGGAGTTTGAGAGAAAATTAGCCGAGAATATCCAGAAGGCTCTAAGGAGGAAAGGCATAATTGGAAAAGTGAAGGTAATAAGGGGAAGGATTCTCGTTGATGCCCCGAATGAAGCAGCGGAGATAATAGCCAAAATCCCCGGGGTGGTGTCTGTATCTCCTGCTAGAGCTATGGACTACGACGAAGTTCCTGTATATCTCAAGAAAGCCCTTAGACAGTTTAATCCAAGGAGCTTTAAAGTTGAAACTCAAAGACTGGATAAGACTTTTTTGAAGACATCTATGGAGGTCAACAGGGAGATAGGGGCTTTTATTGTCAAGGAGTTTGGGTGGAAGGTTGATCTAGAGAACCCGGAACTTACCGTAGGCATTGAGATAATAGATGGTAAAGCCTACGTGTTCTTTGAGAAAATTAGAGGCGTTGGCGGTCTTCCCGTGGGCACACAGGGAAAAGTTGTTGTTCTCTTGAGTGGAGGAATAGATTCTCCAGTGGCGGCATTCTTAATGCTAAAAAGAGGGGCTGGGATAACAGCGGTTCACTTTGACCAAGGAAAAAACGCGAAAAAAGTCGTAGAGAGGGTCGTAGAGATCCTCAACGACTACTCCCCCGAGCCAATAGAGCTGATCGTGGAGAACCACTTCGAGATCCTTAAGCCCTACGTTTTTACCTTGAATAAGCTCAACCGCAGAGAATGGACATGTGTAGTATGCAAGGTTGCTATGCTCAGACGAGCAGCTGAGATAGCAAAAGAGCAGGGTGCCCTTGGAATAGTAACAGGGGATTCTTTAGGACAAGTAGCCTCTCAAACCCTAACGAATCTTTACTTTGAAACCATGAGTGTGGATTTTCCAGTCCATAGGCCTCTTTTGGGATTTGACAAGGAGGAGATAGTGGCGATAGCAAGGAAGACAGGTACCTATGAAGCTTTTCTTGAGTATCCTTACTGCGACTGTCCCTTCAGGCCCGAAAGGGTAGTTACACAGGGAAAACTGGAAGAGTTTGAAAGAATAAGGGAGGAGCTTAGAAAGGAGGGCATAATCTGA